One window of Solirubrobacterales bacterium genomic DNA carries:
- the mfd gene encoding transcription-repair coupling factor gives MTAETPARNLKEAEAELAKLVEAGYRTVVAFDSRGEAERARYGFERTEAKILEQGRVPERAAITLIEQRLAEGFVWPEARVAVMPYRRLLNRRRRAEERAPEGVRGRLAFSELRVGDHVVHEDHGVARFAGFETREVGGITRDYLLLEYKGEDRVYAPTDQFEKLSRYAGGAATPTLSALGGKKWLNMKARARRAASEIAGELVNLYAERRTRRGHAFSPDSEWQMTLEAAFPWRETADQIEAIEAVKSDMESQRPMDRLICGDVGYGKTEVAIRAAVKAAADGKQVMILAPTTILAQQHLGTFRERLADLPFRVDGVSRLRKPGEVKQVVAEWGEGKVDVLIGTHRLLSRDVRAKDLGLVVVDEEQRFGVKQKELLRQLKLKVDVLAMSATPIPRTLQMSMAGLRDISVIETPPEGRRPVRTYVGPWDESLVERAVRREVARKGQIFFLHNRVETLEDAAERLRALVPEVRVIIAHGQMEERELEAAMLTFMRGDADVLVATTIIESGIDIPAANTLIVDRADHLGLAQAYQIRGRVGRSRDRAFAYLLYPTEESLTADASTRLATLADHTELGSGFRIAMRDLDIRGAGNLLGDEQSGHVAAVGFELYCQLIDEAVAALAGRDEEAEVPEPVRLDVGVDAYLPASYIPFEAAKIDLHRRIAGARRSGELRQLGDEMIDRFGPIPEEVANLISLQRARIQLGTAGAAGIQFRGGKLTVTGIELDSGESGRLSEKVEGALYDWRRKEVSVRVPGEPSARLEATSTVAAALADLKTSG, from the coding sequence ATGACCGCCGAGACCCCGGCCCGGAATCTGAAGGAGGCGGAGGCCGAGCTGGCCAAACTGGTCGAGGCCGGCTACCGCACCGTGGTCGCCTTCGACAGCAGGGGAGAGGCCGAGCGGGCCCGGTACGGGTTCGAGCGGACCGAGGCGAAGATCCTCGAGCAGGGTCGGGTTCCGGAACGGGCGGCGATCACCCTGATCGAGCAGCGTCTGGCCGAGGGCTTCGTCTGGCCCGAAGCCAGGGTCGCTGTGATGCCGTATCGGCGTCTCCTGAACCGGCGCCGCCGGGCCGAGGAGCGGGCCCCCGAAGGGGTACGCGGGCGGCTGGCGTTTTCGGAGCTCCGGGTCGGTGACCACGTGGTCCACGAGGACCACGGGGTGGCCCGGTTCGCCGGATTCGAGACCCGCGAGGTCGGCGGGATCACCCGCGACTACCTGCTGCTCGAGTACAAGGGGGAGGACCGGGTCTACGCCCCGACCGACCAGTTCGAGAAGCTCTCTCGATACGCGGGCGGAGCCGCCACCCCGACTCTTTCGGCCCTTGGTGGCAAGAAGTGGCTGAACATGAAGGCCCGGGCCCGGCGTGCCGCCTCCGAGATCGCCGGGGAGCTGGTCAACCTGTACGCGGAGCGCCGCACCCGCCGGGGACACGCCTTCAGTCCCGATTCGGAATGGCAGATGACCCTCGAAGCGGCCTTCCCGTGGCGCGAGACCGCGGATCAGATCGAGGCGATCGAGGCGGTCAAGTCCGACATGGAGTCGCAGCGGCCGATGGACCGGCTGATCTGCGGGGATGTCGGCTACGGCAAGACCGAGGTGGCGATCCGGGCGGCGGTCAAGGCGGCCGCTGACGGCAAGCAGGTGATGATCCTAGCCCCGACCACGATCCTCGCCCAACAGCATCTCGGCACCTTCCGTGAACGTCTCGCCGACCTGCCGTTCCGGGTGGACGGAGTTTCCAGACTGCGCAAGCCGGGCGAGGTGAAGCAGGTGGTGGCCGAGTGGGGGGAGGGAAAGGTGGATGTGCTGATCGGCACCCACCGGCTGCTCTCACGGGATGTCCGGGCGAAGGATCTGGGGCTGGTGGTGGTCGACGAGGAGCAGCGCTTCGGGGTGAAGCAGAAGGAGCTGCTGCGGCAGTTGAAGCTCAAGGTGGACGTACTCGCCATGTCGGCCACCCCGATTCCCCGCACCCTCCAGATGTCGATGGCCGGACTCAGGGACATCTCGGTGATCGAGACTCCGCCCGAGGGCCGCCGTCCGGTCCGCACCTACGTCGGCCCGTGGGACGAAAGCCTGGTCGAGCGTGCGGTCCGGCGTGAAGTGGCCCGCAAGGGCCAGATCTTCTTCCTCCACAACCGGGTCGAAACCCTCGAGGACGCGGCCGAAAGGCTGCGGGCCCTGGTGCCGGAGGTCCGGGTGATCATCGCCCACGGCCAGATGGAGGAGCGGGAACTGGAGGCAGCCATGCTCACCTTCATGCGCGGTGATGCCGATGTGCTGGTCGCAACCACGATCATCGAGTCGGGCATTGACATTCCGGCGGCGAACACACTGATCGTCGACCGGGCCGATCACCTCGGTCTGGCGCAGGCCTACCAGATCCGGGGTCGGGTCGGGCGCTCCCGGGACCGAGCCTTCGCGTATCTCCTCTACCCGACCGAGGAGTCCCTCACCGCCGATGCCTCGACCCGGCTCGCCACCCTGGCCGATCACACCGAACTCGGTTCCGGATTCCGGATCGCGATGCGAGATCTCGACATCCGCGGGGCGGGCAACCTGCTCGGCGACGAGCAGTCGGGCCACGTTGCCGCGGTCGGTTTCGAGCTCTACTGCCAGTTGATCGACGAGGCGGTCGCGGCGCTGGCCGGCCGGGACGAGGAGGCCGAGGTCCCGGAGCCGGTCCGGCTCGATGTCGGGGTGGACGCCTACCTGCCGGCCTCCTACATCCCGTTCGAGGCGGCCAAGATCGACCTTCACCGGCGGATCGCCGGAGCCAGACGAAGCGGAGAGCTCCGACAGCTCGGGGACGAGATGATCGACCGGTTCGGGCCGATCCCGGAAGAGGTGGCCAACCTGATCAGCCTCCAGCGCGCCCGGATCCAGCTCGGTACGGCCGGCGCTGCCGGGATCCAGTTCCGTGGCGGAAAGCTGACCGTCACCGGGATCGAACTCGATTCCGGGGAGTCAGGCCGTCTCAGCGAGAAGGTGGAAGGCGCGCTGTATGACTGGCGCCGGAAGGAGGTGTCGGTCCGGGTCCCCGGTGAACCCTCCGCCAGACTCGAGGCCACCTCGACCGTCGCCGCGGCACTCGCCGATCTCAAGACAAGCGGGTGA
- a CDS encoding aldolase, with product MEASSRSEQNSLLATLAPGKRARLRRLLYEFGPGNGTLMLLPIDQGIEHGPRDFFPNPASKDPEYQFKLAAEAGYSALACQIGMAEKYYPDYAGEVPLILKVNGKTDIPSSDKAFSACNATVEDGVRLGADAIGYTLYVGSPRQDEDLIQLRQVRQDCDRFGMPLVIWSYPRGEAIDAKGGAGSFYAIDYAARLAMEMGADVVKLNYPKIDPEKDKATQAPYNEMSVTADEAMQACVESAGRSLVVLSGGSKTDDATVLENTKSVMNAGGSGVIFGRNVWQREWSEALEIIGQIKETLLANVKRTP from the coding sequence ATGGAAGCCAGCTCCCGGTCCGAGCAGAACTCCCTGCTCGCCACCCTTGCCCCGGGCAAGCGTGCCCGCTTGCGTCGCCTGCTTTACGAGTTCGGTCCCGGAAACGGCACCCTGATGTTGCTGCCGATCGATCAGGGCATTGAGCACGGTCCCCGTGACTTCTTTCCCAACCCCGCTTCGAAGGATCCGGAGTACCAGTTCAAGCTGGCCGCCGAGGCCGGCTACTCGGCTCTCGCCTGCCAGATCGGCATGGCCGAGAAGTACTACCCCGACTACGCGGGTGAGGTGCCGCTGATCCTCAAGGTGAACGGCAAGACCGACATTCCTTCCTCCGACAAGGCGTTCTCGGCCTGCAACGCGACCGTCGAGGACGGGGTGCGCCTCGGTGCCGACGCGATCGGCTACACCCTGTACGTCGGGTCACCGCGGCAGGATGAGGATCTGATCCAGCTCCGTCAGGTTCGCCAGGACTGCGACCGGTTCGGAATGCCGCTGGTGATCTGGTCCTACCCGCGGGGCGAGGCGATCGACGCCAAGGGCGGAGCCGGTTCGTTTTACGCGATCGATTACGCGGCCCGGCTCGCCATGGAGATGGGCGCCGACGTGGTCAAGCTGAACTACCCGAAGATCGATCCGGAGAAGGACAAGGCGACCCAGGCCCCCTACAACGAGATGAGCGTCACCGCCGACGAAGCGATGCAGGCCTGCGTCGAATCGGCCGGTCGCTCCCTGGTCGTGCTCTCGGGCGGATCGAAGACCGACGACGCCACCGTGCTGGAGAACACCAAGTCGGTGATGAACGCCGGCGGCTCGGGCGTGATCTTCGGCCGCAACGTGTGGCAGCGTGAATGGAGCGAGGCGCTCGAGATCATCGGGCAGATCAAGGAGACCCTGCTCGCCAACGTGAAGCGGACTCCGTAG
- the eno gene encoding phosphopyruvate hydratase, giving the protein MSTIEAVHARQILDSRGNPTVEVEVTLETGHRGLAAVPSGASTGEFEAVELRDGGESWHGKGVAGAVANVNGEIRKALIGFDATDQAGLDRLMIELDGTANKGRLGANAILGVSLAAAKAAAAMEQRPLYEYLARIYGEPDPSLLPVPMMNVLNGGAHADNSVDFQEFMVMPAGADSFSECLRIGTEVFHSLKKTLAANGLNTAGGDEGGFAPDLSSNEAALEMLMSGIREAGYEPGRDVFIALDPATSEIYADGSYRLEHEDRSLTASEMADYWASAAERFPIVSIEDGMDEEDWDGWKLLTERLGETVQLVGDDLFVTNPVRLKRGIDAGVGNSILVKVNQIGTLTETFEAIRMATEAGYTAVISHRSGETEDTTIADLAVATGAGQIKTGAPSRSDRVAKYNRLIRIEEELGDRARFGGISALKRGA; this is encoded by the coding sequence ATGAGCACAATCGAAGCCGTCCACGCCCGTCAGATCCTCGACTCCCGGGGCAACCCCACGGTGGAGGTCGAGGTCACTCTCGAGACCGGCCACCGCGGGTTGGCTGCGGTCCCGTCCGGAGCTTCCACCGGGGAGTTCGAGGCGGTCGAGCTGAGGGACGGCGGGGAGAGCTGGCACGGTAAGGGTGTTGCCGGGGCGGTCGCCAACGTGAACGGCGAGATCCGGAAGGCGCTGATCGGCTTCGATGCAACCGACCAGGCCGGTCTCGACCGGCTGATGATCGAGCTCGACGGGACCGCGAACAAGGGCCGACTCGGCGCCAACGCGATCCTTGGGGTTTCGCTGGCGGCAGCGAAGGCTGCGGCGGCGATGGAGCAGCGGCCGCTTTACGAGTACCTTGCCCGGATCTACGGTGAGCCGGATCCGTCGCTGCTGCCGGTGCCGATGATGAACGTTCTCAACGGTGGCGCCCACGCCGACAACTCGGTCGATTTCCAGGAGTTCATGGTGATGCCGGCCGGAGCGGACTCCTTTTCCGAATGCCTCCGCATCGGTACCGAGGTTTTCCACTCCCTGAAGAAGACCCTGGCCGCCAACGGGCTGAACACCGCCGGCGGGGACGAGGGCGGGTTCGCACCGGATCTCTCCTCGAACGAGGCGGCGCTTGAAATGCTGATGTCGGGGATCCGGGAGGCCGGCTACGAACCCGGCCGGGACGTGTTCATCGCGCTCGATCCGGCCACCAGCGAAATCTACGCTGACGGCAGCTACCGCCTGGAGCATGAGGACCGGTCGCTCACGGCCTCCGAGATGGCCGACTACTGGGCCTCCGCGGCGGAGCGTTTCCCGATCGTCTCGATCGAGGACGGCATGGACGAGGAGGACTGGGATGGCTGGAAGCTGCTGACCGAGCGGCTCGGCGAAACCGTCCAGCTGGTCGGGGACGACCTGTTCGTGACCAACCCGGTGCGCCTCAAGCGAGGCATCGACGCCGGGGTCGGCAACTCGATCCTGGTGAAGGTAAACCAGATCGGCACCCTGACCGAGACCTTCGAGGCGATCCGGATGGCGACCGAAGCCGGTTACACGGCTGTGATCTCCCACCGTTCGGGCGAGACCGAGGACACCACGATCGCCGATCTCGCCGTCGCCACCGGGGCCGGGCAGATCAAGACCGGTGCCCCCTCCCGTTCGGACCGGGTAGCCAAGTACAACCGGCTGATCCGGATCGAGGAAGAGCTGGGCGATCGCGCCCGGTTCGGAGGCATCTCCGCCTTGAAGAGAGGCGCTTGA
- a CDS encoding rhomboid family intramembrane serine protease, whose protein sequence is MNETELSVVCKSCGAEVSPYVTECPYCGTRLRKRAPELERRDGGLEPKRSRRERRRERKRAARARRRNSPTPDSRAERFSGTYSLAALILLAVPAIALVVRIAFGWSPIDFGALVVPIEQSWWRFLATPFVYGSIGYAFVVGLVLAVFVPGIERRLGTVPTLLLLVACGVLGAVAAYGIGTAVGGVTVISGGNGIALGAIAAWYFTSRTGIRSSGEAPDLAGLAVCAAVVLLLPLVVDGVSAWAGLVGGLTGALGGLLADRAGRRSGRGL, encoded by the coding sequence ATGAACGAGACCGAACTGAGCGTTGTCTGCAAGTCATGCGGGGCCGAGGTGAGCCCCTACGTGACCGAGTGCCCGTACTGCGGAACCCGGTTGAGGAAGCGGGCCCCGGAGCTCGAACGGCGGGACGGCGGCCTCGAACCGAAGCGCTCCCGCCGGGAGCGGCGCCGGGAACGCAAACGTGCTGCCCGGGCCCGGCGTCGCAACTCCCCGACCCCGGACTCCCGGGCCGAACGATTCAGCGGCACGTACTCCCTGGCGGCTCTGATCCTGCTGGCGGTTCCGGCGATCGCCCTGGTGGTCCGGATCGCGTTCGGCTGGTCCCCGATCGATTTCGGCGCCCTGGTCGTCCCGATCGAGCAGAGCTGGTGGCGGTTTCTCGCTACCCCGTTCGTCTACGGGTCGATCGGGTACGCCTTCGTGGTCGGCCTCGTCCTGGCCGTTTTCGTGCCGGGCATCGAACGTCGGCTCGGAACGGTTCCGACCCTGCTCCTCCTTGTCGCCTGCGGCGTGCTCGGTGCAGTTGCTGCCTACGGGATCGGGACAGCGGTCGGGGGAGTGACCGTGATCAGCGGCGGCAACGGAATCGCCCTGGGTGCGATCGCCGCCTGGTACTTCACGTCCCGAACCGGAATCCGGTCGTCGGGCGAGGCCCCGGACCTGGCCGGCCTCGCGGTCTGCGCCGCGGTTGTCCTGCTCCTGCCGCTCGTGGTCGACGGGGTGTCTGCCTGGGCGGGACTGGTCGGCGGGCTGACCGGCGCCCTGGGCGGGCTGCTCGCGGACCGGGCCGGCAGACGGTCGGGCCGGGGACTGTAG
- a CDS encoding peptidyl-prolyl cis-trans isomerase, whose amino-acid sequence MTGARKFGIVTFGAILIALFVIIGLAQGIGRPSVQDGDIALVQDVEGAPDNRIDISQKQYDRAFIQAWKRAGLKVSPKRRDAQYKQVHEGAISDLLDQAWLNGEAAELGINASDREIEAELTNIRNQQFPDEAAFDKFLKESGFNMDEVKDRVRLQVLSNKIQEKITGSIKKADESDIEQAYEANKQAFTTPATRDIRLIVTDSEKRAEAAKQALGENPDEKTFAKVAKEYSTHASKSQGGETVATEGAFPDPAGSDIMKATKDQLEGPIKAGDQFYIFSVTKITDEKVQPLEKVRDQIEQQVLPTLQQKAMQDFVSDYNAKWKSRTVCADGYVISRCSNFKGDGRPQDADPACYKPGAGKKAAAGKLACPAPVGLWKPLAPGSNATASGLGQQAQALPQGPIPAGDSTKAPAAGAGGAGALGGVTGGAASGAAGGSAAAQAAAAQAAAAQAAAQAGGQ is encoded by the coding sequence ATGACCGGGGCACGCAAGTTCGGGATCGTCACATTCGGGGCGATCCTCATCGCACTTTTCGTCATCATCGGACTCGCGCAGGGGATCGGTCGTCCCTCGGTGCAGGATGGTGACATCGCACTGGTTCAGGATGTGGAGGGGGCTCCCGACAACCGGATCGACATCTCGCAAAAGCAGTACGACCGGGCCTTCATCCAGGCCTGGAAGCGGGCCGGTCTCAAGGTCAGCCCGAAGCGGCGTGACGCCCAGTACAAGCAGGTACACGAAGGGGCGATCAGCGACCTTCTCGACCAGGCCTGGCTCAACGGCGAAGCGGCAGAGCTTGGAATCAACGCCAGCGATCGCGAGATCGAGGCCGAGCTGACCAACATCAGGAACCAGCAGTTCCCGGACGAGGCGGCCTTCGACAAGTTCCTCAAGGAGAGCGGCTTCAACATGGACGAGGTCAAGGACCGGGTCCGGCTGCAGGTGCTTTCCAACAAGATTCAGGAGAAGATCACCGGTTCGATCAAGAAGGCCGACGAGTCCGACATCGAACAGGCCTACGAGGCAAACAAGCAGGCCTTCACCACCCCGGCCACCCGTGACATCCGGCTGATCGTGACCGACTCCGAGAAACGGGCCGAAGCGGCAAAGCAGGCGCTCGGCGAGAATCCCGACGAGAAGACCTTCGCCAAGGTTGCCAAGGAGTACTCGACCCACGCCTCCAAGAGCCAGGGTGGGGAGACGGTGGCCACCGAGGGCGCCTTCCCGGACCCGGCCGGCAGCGACATCATGAAGGCGACCAAGGATCAGCTCGAAGGTCCGATCAAGGCCGGCGACCAGTTCTACATCTTCAGCGTCACCAAGATCACCGACGAGAAGGTCCAGCCGCTGGAGAAGGTCCGCGACCAGATCGAGCAGCAGGTCCTGCCGACCCTCCAGCAGAAGGCGATGCAGGACTTCGTCAGCGACTACAACGCGAAGTGGAAGTCCCGCACGGTCTGCGCCGACGGGTACGTGATCTCCCGTTGCTCCAACTTCAAGGGCGACGGACGGCCCCAGGATGCCGATCCGGCCTGTTACAAGCCGGGCGCCGGCAAGAAGGCGGCTGCCGGGAAGCTGGCCTGTCCGGCTCCGGTCGGCCTCTGGAAGCCGCTGGCTCCCGGATCGAACGCGACCGCTTCCGGTCTCGGTCAGCAGGCGCAGGCGCTACCCCAGGGGCCGATCCCGGCCGGTGACTCAACCAAGGCCCCCGCAGCCGGTGCCGGCGGAGCCGGGGCTCTCGGCGGCGTGACCGGTGGGGCGGCCAGCGGAGCTGCCGGTGGATCAGCGGCAGCCCAGGCAGCCGCGGCCCAGGCAGCCGCGGCCCAGGCGGCGGCCCAGGCCGGCGGGCAGTAG
- a CDS encoding SHOCT domain-containing protein, with amino-acid sequence MEAERPHRGWVNLLTVLVGILTVLAILSTWVDRQVFNTDQWGETSVKLLKDPQVQSAVATYAVDELYANVDVNAELKKLLPGDLKELSGVAAGGLRQVADKGAKKALENSRVQALWQKANEAAHKTLIDVLEDRSAVLSTTGGQVDLELRPLIVEIATQVGLGSQAEKNIPPAVGNIHIVDSEELATAQRVTKLIHGLALISALLAMVLLAVAVWLSRGYRWITLIWLGVAMIVAAVIVLIIRPVVGGIVVDSVADPDIQPAAQAAWNIATDLLHSISWTVIWSSLVLFVIAWLISPSRAAGHTRRFLAVPLGHYPVPVYLLLGLAAFIFLITGAGDARGFYLRLAVVVLAGIGAWAFRRQLLLEYPDANIDGLKEFGARTADSASQAWSGALGGVTRIFGSRDRGEEAPAAGVGPKVAPGGEPSEATTGKLDATGASRQTEVPTEVLPADAGGRFELLERLGRLHESGVLSDEEFAAEKRKILGDG; translated from the coding sequence ATGGAAGCCGAACGCCCCCACCGTGGCTGGGTCAATCTCCTGACCGTACTGGTCGGGATCCTGACCGTACTTGCAATCCTTTCGACCTGGGTCGACCGTCAGGTCTTCAACACCGACCAGTGGGGCGAGACCTCGGTCAAGCTCCTGAAGGACCCTCAGGTCCAGTCCGCGGTCGCCACCTACGCAGTGGACGAGCTCTACGCGAACGTGGACGTCAACGCGGAGTTGAAGAAGCTGCTGCCCGGGGACCTGAAGGAACTTTCCGGTGTGGCCGCCGGCGGACTGCGCCAGGTGGCCGACAAGGGCGCGAAGAAGGCGCTGGAGAACAGTCGGGTCCAGGCGCTCTGGCAGAAGGCAAACGAGGCCGCCCACAAGACCCTGATCGATGTGCTCGAGGATCGCAGCGCGGTACTCAGTACGACCGGTGGCCAGGTGGACCTCGAGCTGCGCCCGTTGATCGTCGAGATCGCCACCCAGGTGGGGCTCGGGTCACAGGCGGAGAAGAACATTCCCCCCGCGGTCGGCAACATCCACATCGTTGATTCGGAGGAGCTGGCCACCGCCCAGCGGGTGACCAAGCTGATTCACGGCCTGGCCCTGATCAGCGCCCTGCTGGCAATGGTTCTCCTGGCGGTGGCGGTGTGGCTCTCCCGCGGATACCGCTGGATCACCCTGATCTGGCTCGGGGTGGCGATGATCGTTGCCGCCGTGATCGTTCTGATCATCCGGCCGGTGGTCGGCGGAATTGTCGTGGACAGCGTTGCCGACCCCGATATCCAGCCGGCTGCCCAGGCCGCCTGGAACATCGCGACCGATCTGCTCCACTCGATCTCCTGGACCGTGATCTGGTCCTCGCTGGTCCTGTTCGTGATCGCCTGGCTGATCTCCCCGTCCCGTGCTGCCGGCCACACCCGTCGTTTTCTGGCGGTACCGCTCGGCCACTACCCGGTGCCGGTCTATCTCCTGCTCGGCCTGGCCGCATTCATCTTTCTGATCACCGGGGCCGGTGACGCCCGGGGGTTCTACCTGCGTCTGGCGGTCGTGGTGCTCGCCGGTATCGGTGCCTGGGCCTTCCGCCGCCAGCTCCTGCTCGAGTATCCGGACGCGAACATCGATGGCCTGAAGGAGTTCGGGGCCAGAACCGCGGACTCCGCCAGCCAGGCCTGGTCCGGCGCGCTCGGCGGTGTCACCCGGATCTTCGGTTCCCGTGACCGCGGCGAGGAGGCACCCGCCGCTGGTGTCGGGCCGAAAGTGGCTCCGGGTGGAGAACCCTCGGAGGCGACGACCGGGAAGCTGGATGCGACTGGAGCCTCAAGGCAGACGGAGGTGCCGACCGAGGTGTTGCCGGCCGATGCCGGGGGTCGGTTCGAGCTGCTCGAGCGGCTGGGTCGGTTGCACGAGTCCGGGGTGCTCTCGGACGAGGAGTTCGCCGCGGAGAAGCGGAAGATCCTCGGCGACGGGTAA
- the csrA gene encoding carbon storage regulator CsrA, giving the protein MLVLTRKKEQSIIIGDNVEIMVLGVSGDKVRLGITAPREVDVFRKEVIAERGGSSSGQ; this is encoded by the coding sequence ATGCTGGTCCTCACACGCAAGAAAGAACAGAGCATCATCATCGGGGATAACGTCGAGATCATGGTTCTCGGGGTTTCCGGTGACAAGGTCCGTCTCGGCATTACCGCGCCCCGCGAGGTGGATGTCTTCCGCAAGGAAGTCATCGCTGAACGTGGTGGCAGCAGCAGCGGACAGTAG
- a CDS encoding metal-dependent hydrolase: MEIKYHGHSCFELSDGTATLLIDPFLAPNNPAATATADQVEPTHVAITHGHADHVADAVAVATRTGAHCVAIVELANWLVSRGVEEEKVSDPNLGGTVSFDWGSVKLVPAWHTNTLPGSAKQPFSAEHGVPIGTPAGLIIEIGGLTIYDAGDTCLFGDMELIGRRHHVDVALLPIGGHYTMDRHDAVYAAELIGAKRVIPIHYDTFPLIETDVEEFSRDLSGSGIETLALKPGETATL; the protein is encoded by the coding sequence ATGGAGATCAAGTACCACGGACATTCCTGTTTCGAGCTGTCGGACGGAACAGCCACCCTGCTGATCGACCCTTTCCTGGCCCCGAACAACCCGGCGGCCACCGCTACCGCCGATCAGGTTGAGCCGACCCATGTGGCAATCACCCACGGGCACGCCGATCACGTCGCCGACGCGGTCGCGGTAGCCACCCGAACCGGGGCGCACTGCGTGGCGATCGTCGAGCTCGCCAACTGGCTGGTCTCACGCGGAGTGGAGGAGGAAAAGGTCTCCGACCCCAACCTCGGCGGTACCGTCAGCTTCGACTGGGGTTCGGTCAAGCTGGTCCCCGCCTGGCACACCAACACCCTGCCCGGCTCGGCCAAGCAGCCGTTCAGCGCCGAACACGGCGTCCCGATCGGAACTCCGGCGGGTCTGATCATCGAGATTGGCGGCCTGACCATCTACGACGCGGGCGACACCTGCCTCTTCGGTGACATGGAACTGATCGGTCGCCGGCATCACGTAGATGTGGCGCTGCTTCCGATCGGCGGCCACTACACGATGGATCGCCATGACGCCGTCTACGCCGCCGAACTGATCGGGGCCAAACGGGTGATCCCGATTCATTACGACACCTTCCCGCTGATCGAGACCGACGTCGAGGAGTTCAGCCGGGACCTCTCCGGGAGCGGAATCGAGACCCTGGCCCTGAAGCCGGGCGAGACCGCAACCCTCTGA
- a CDS encoding nucleoside triphosphate pyrophosphohydrolase, with amino-acid sequence MAGGEKLPAALARLDEVTRRLRVTCPWDIAQDERSIVPHTVEEAYELAEAARRNDFAAMRDELGDVLFQVVFLALLLEERGEGDLPSVADGLTEKLIRRHPHVFPPEGPGPDGSEEIETADDVRRQWDEIKRDVEGRTSEDDWKKPGLPALIFANKVQWKLDPGKRPANAGAESPDRDRAEREIGELLWSAVEQARSLGVDPELALRTVAERHAVERS; translated from the coding sequence ATGGCCGGGGGCGAGAAACTGCCCGCGGCTCTGGCCCGACTCGATGAGGTGACCCGCAGACTGCGGGTCACCTGTCCGTGGGACATCGCCCAGGACGAAAGGTCGATCGTTCCTCACACGGTGGAGGAGGCCTACGAACTGGCCGAGGCTGCCCGGCGGAACGATTTCGCAGCGATGCGCGACGAGCTCGGCGACGTGCTCTTCCAGGTGGTCTTCCTTGCGCTCCTCCTGGAGGAACGCGGGGAGGGGGACCTGCCGTCGGTGGCCGACGGCCTCACCGAGAAGTTGATCCGCCGTCATCCCCACGTGTTTCCCCCGGAGGGACCCGGGCCGGACGGGTCCGAGGAGATCGAGACAGCGGACGACGTTCGTCGCCAGTGGGACGAGATCAAGCGGGATGTCGAGGGTCGGACTTCGGAGGATGACTGGAAGAAACCGGGTCTTCCCGCCCTGATCTTTGCGAACAAGGTCCAGTGGAAGCTGGATCCCGGGAAACGGCCGGCCAACGCCGGGGCCGAAAGCCCGGACCGGGATCGGGCCGAACGGGAGATCGGGGAGCTGCTCTGGTCCGCGGTCGAACAGGCCCGCAGCCTTGGAGTCGATCCGGAGCTCGCCCTGCGGACCGTGGCCGAGCGCCACGCCGTCGAGCGGTCCTGA